From Micromonospora echinospora, one genomic window encodes:
- a CDS encoding aldehyde dehydrogenase, whose protein sequence is MAAAFVAHVIDGELVESLRGDRFESVDPWTRAPWTEVALGGHADVDRAVRAARVAADQGPWPRMGHTERGRLLHRLADLIVANGDLLARTDSTDMGRPVSQALARDVPRAAANFRFFADHARLTPAEALPSDHGHHAYTRHEPAGVVAAIAPWNLPLMLASWKIVPALAWGNTVVLKPAEQSPASATILARLALEAGIPPGVLNVVHGYGSDGAGQALTEHPGIDRITFTGESATGRAVSTAAARGLVPVSLELGGKNPALVFADADLDLAVRTAAEGAFGNAGQMCLSGSRIFVARAVYGEFVERLHAAGRAMTAGDPGDPATEIGPLASAEHHRKVSDHLTRARADGCRVYGGEGSGWLVRPAVLTGVPRDAPVQTREVFGPVATVTPFDHEEEAVGLANDTPFGLSATVCTTDLSRAHRVAARLRAGTVWVNCFFVRDLRAPFGGVGASGVGREGGLFSRDFFTEPKAVVVDVAGR, encoded by the coding sequence GTGGCAGCCGCGTTCGTCGCGCACGTCATCGACGGGGAACTGGTCGAGTCCCTCCGGGGTGACCGGTTCGAGTCGGTGGACCCGTGGACCCGCGCGCCCTGGACCGAGGTCGCCCTCGGCGGCCACGCCGACGTCGACCGGGCCGTACGGGCGGCCCGGGTCGCGGCCGACCAGGGGCCCTGGCCACGGATGGGGCACACCGAGCGCGGTCGGCTGCTGCACCGCCTGGCCGACCTGATCGTCGCCAACGGCGACCTACTCGCGCGCACCGACAGCACCGACATGGGGCGACCGGTCAGCCAGGCCCTCGCCCGGGACGTTCCCCGGGCGGCGGCGAACTTCCGGTTCTTCGCCGACCACGCCCGGCTCACCCCGGCCGAGGCGCTCCCCTCCGACCACGGCCACCACGCCTACACCCGCCACGAGCCGGCCGGCGTGGTCGCCGCCATCGCACCGTGGAACCTCCCGCTGATGCTCGCCTCCTGGAAGATCGTGCCTGCCCTGGCCTGGGGAAACACGGTGGTGCTCAAGCCCGCCGAGCAGAGCCCGGCGTCGGCGACGATCCTCGCCCGGCTGGCCCTGGAGGCCGGGATACCGCCCGGGGTGCTCAACGTCGTGCACGGCTACGGGAGCGACGGCGCCGGCCAGGCGCTCACCGAACATCCGGGCATCGACCGGATCACCTTCACCGGCGAGTCGGCCACCGGACGGGCGGTCTCCACCGCCGCCGCCCGTGGCCTCGTCCCGGTCAGCCTCGAACTGGGCGGGAAGAACCCCGCGCTGGTCTTCGCGGACGCCGACCTGGACCTCGCGGTGCGGACGGCCGCCGAGGGGGCCTTCGGCAACGCCGGCCAGATGTGCCTCTCGGGCAGCCGGATCTTCGTGGCACGCGCGGTGTACGGGGAGTTCGTCGAGCGGCTGCACGCCGCCGGCCGGGCGATGACCGCCGGCGACCCCGGCGACCCGGCCACCGAGATCGGACCGCTCGCCTCGGCCGAACACCACCGCAAGGTCAGTGACCACCTGACCCGGGCCCGCGCGGACGGCTGCCGGGTGTACGGCGGGGAGGGCTCCGGCTGGCTCGTCCGGCCCGCCGTGCTCACCGGCGTGCCCCGGGACGCCCCGGTGCAGACCCGGGAGGTCTTCGGGCCGGTGGCCACGGTGACGCCGTTCGACCACGAGGAGGAGGCCGTCGGTCTCGCCAACGACACGCCCTTCGGCCTCAGCGCCACGGTGTGCACCACCGACCTGTCCCGCGCCCACCGGGTCGCCGCGCGGCTGCGCGCCGGCACCGTCTGGGTCAACTGCTTCTTCGTCCGGGACCTGCGGGCGCCCTTCGGCGGGGTCGGCGCCTCCGGCGTCGGGCGGGAGGGCGGTCTGTTCAGCCGGGACTTCTTCACCGAACCCAAGGCCGTGGTGGTCGACGTCGCCGGCCGCTGA
- a CDS encoding glycogen debranching N-terminal domain-containing protein, with product MTVRELLGEGTLLRTDTSGDVPDTDTYGLFLDDTRHLSHWELTVDGTRPRLLAGNGDELVLAPWTRRGTDPPCTVFRRQTVRYGRLTERVRIVNHRAEPVRLTVSYRFAADFADQFALRTDRDHPGPAGVRGVRRTGDGVRLTYRRADFHRATTLRAGSPPSEVHDAGLSWTSEVPPRGEVTVTVEVRAATGVPPAAPAVVAEPTGDALLAGAVARGAADLSALVIPDGAGGHTVAAGSPWFLTLFGRDSLLTATFARTAAPWLAAGTLRALAAAQGRTVDPSRVEEPGKILHERRRGELSHFGHVPYGRYYGTVDATPLFLMLLAETGDDALAAELETPARAAVTWMFDHGGLDRLGWLVYRTDGAGLVHQCWKDSARGICFRSGEPAHGRLAVAEVQAYAYAALRGTAGIARRVWGDPGYADRLDGAATDLRARFVRDFWLDRDDFVALARTEDGRQVDALASNAGHVLWTGLLDDDRATRVGRRLAGPDFFSGWGIRTVAAGQPAYHPLSYHTGGVWPHDTAITVAGLARHGLHAEADTVARGLLAAAAHHRYRLPEVFAGFGRDEHPVPVPYPHACSVQAWAAAAPLLLRRVLRAATPPGRRPVPH from the coding sequence GTGACCGTCCGGGAACTGCTCGGCGAGGGCACCCTGCTGCGGACCGACACCTCCGGCGACGTCCCCGACACCGACACCTACGGCCTCTTCCTCGACGACACCCGGCACCTGTCCCACTGGGAACTCACCGTCGACGGCACCCGGCCCCGCCTGCTCGCCGGGAACGGCGACGAACTGGTGCTCGCGCCGTGGACCCGGCGGGGAACCGACCCGCCCTGCACGGTGTTCCGCCGGCAGACCGTCCGGTACGGACGGCTCACCGAACGGGTCCGGATCGTCAACCACCGGGCCGAACCGGTCCGGCTGACCGTGTCCTACCGCTTCGCCGCCGACTTCGCCGACCAGTTCGCGCTGCGGACCGACCGGGACCACCCCGGGCCGGCCGGGGTCCGTGGCGTCCGCCGCACCGGAGACGGGGTACGTCTCACCTACCGACGTGCGGACTTCCACCGCGCGACGACCCTCCGGGCCGGTTCCCCGCCGTCCGAGGTGCACGACGCCGGCCTCTCCTGGACGTCGGAGGTGCCGCCGCGCGGCGAGGTCACCGTGACGGTGGAGGTCCGCGCGGCCACCGGCGTGCCGCCCGCCGCGCCGGCCGTCGTCGCCGAGCCGACCGGGGACGCCCTGCTGGCCGGGGCCGTCGCGCGGGGCGCCGCCGACCTGTCGGCGCTGGTGATCCCGGACGGCGCCGGTGGGCACACCGTCGCCGCCGGATCCCCCTGGTTCCTCACCCTCTTCGGCCGTGACAGCCTGCTCACCGCGACCTTCGCCCGCACCGCCGCGCCGTGGCTCGCCGCCGGCACCCTGCGTGCCCTCGCCGCCGCCCAGGGCCGGACGGTGGACCCGTCCCGGGTCGAGGAACCGGGCAAGATCCTGCACGAACGCCGTCGGGGCGAGTTGAGCCACTTCGGGCACGTCCCCTACGGGCGCTACTACGGCACGGTGGACGCCACCCCACTGTTCCTGATGCTGCTGGCCGAGACCGGCGACGACGCGCTCGCCGCCGAACTGGAGACCCCGGCCCGCGCGGCGGTCACCTGGATGTTCGACCACGGCGGACTGGACCGGCTGGGTTGGCTCGTCTACCGCACGGACGGCGCCGGCCTGGTCCACCAGTGCTGGAAGGACTCCGCCCGGGGCATCTGCTTCCGGTCGGGAGAGCCGGCCCACGGCCGGCTGGCCGTGGCCGAGGTGCAGGCCTACGCGTACGCCGCGCTGCGCGGCACCGCCGGCATCGCCCGCCGGGTCTGGGGCGACCCCGGCTACGCCGACCGCCTGGACGGGGCCGCCACCGACCTGCGGGCCCGCTTCGTCCGGGACTTCTGGCTGGACCGGGACGACTTCGTGGCGCTCGCCCGCACCGAGGACGGCCGACAGGTCGACGCGTTGGCCAGCAACGCCGGCCACGTGCTCTGGACCGGGCTGCTCGACGACGACCGCGCGACCCGGGTCGGTCGCCGGCTGGCCGGGCCGGACTTCTTCAGCGGCTGGGGCATCCGGACCGTCGCCGCCGGCCAGCCCGCCTACCACCCGCTCTCGTACCACACCGGCGGTGTCTGGCCGCACGACACCGCGATCACGGTCGCCGGACTGGCCCGCCACGGTCTGCACGCCGAGGCGGACACGGTCGCCCGGGGCCTGCTCGCCGCCGCCGCGCACCACCGGTACCGGCTGCCGGAGGTGTTCGCCGGGTTCGGTCGCGACGAGCATCCCGTCCCGGTGCCGTACCCGCACGCCTGCTCGGTCCAGGCGTGGGCGGCGGCGGCTCCGCTGCTGCTGCGCCGCGTCCTGCGCGCAGCCACCCCGCCGGGCCGTCGGCCCGTCCCGCACTGA
- a CDS encoding class I SAM-dependent methyltransferase gives MVLSNLTPTSTSHDRPAFDVFQGFALCAVLSSLETTGALDVLVRDGGWDGLAADGEELLATELLRYLTERGMLHRRDGRYELTPVAEAVRADIGYLVWLCGGYGVPLRSVGDLLTGALRYGGDTTRDGRGVAVGSAIVGARDLVPPARELLAGVRVDHAVDLGCGNARFLLSVCRAADAGGLGLDVNADACAEARREIDAAGVADRITVRCADAGALDGIPELARTDLVIAFFLLHEILADGRPALVGYLRNLAGRLPDGAHLLVAEVSPDPARPAGGHLFNPEFTLVHAMMRQRLMDESGWRETFAAGGFDLVRAVHPRMPGSLLMLARKGA, from the coding sequence ATGGTCCTGAGCAACCTGACACCCACGTCAACCTCGCACGACCGTCCCGCGTTCGACGTGTTCCAGGGTTTCGCGTTGTGCGCCGTCCTGTCGTCGTTGGAGACCACGGGCGCGTTGGACGTTCTCGTCCGCGACGGCGGCTGGGACGGCCTCGCCGCCGACGGCGAGGAACTGCTCGCCACCGAACTGCTGCGCTATCTCACCGAACGGGGCATGCTGCACCGCCGCGACGGCCGGTACGAGCTGACCCCGGTCGCCGAGGCCGTCCGCGCGGACATCGGCTACCTGGTCTGGCTCTGCGGAGGTTACGGTGTCCCGCTGCGGTCCGTGGGGGACCTCCTCACCGGGGCGCTCCGCTACGGCGGCGACACCACTCGGGACGGGCGCGGGGTCGCCGTGGGCTCGGCGATCGTCGGCGCGCGGGACCTCGTCCCGCCGGCCCGGGAGCTGCTGGCCGGCGTCCGCGTCGACCACGCCGTCGACCTCGGCTGCGGCAACGCACGGTTCCTGCTGTCGGTCTGCCGGGCGGCGGATGCCGGCGGACTCGGCCTCGACGTGAACGCCGACGCCTGCGCCGAGGCCCGGCGCGAGATCGACGCGGCCGGCGTCGCCGACCGGATCACGGTCCGGTGCGCCGACGCCGGGGCCCTCGACGGCATCCCGGAGCTGGCCCGCACCGACCTGGTCATCGCGTTCTTCCTGCTGCACGAGATCCTCGCCGACGGCCGTCCGGCACTGGTCGGGTACCTGCGGAACCTGGCCGGCCGGCTGCCCGACGGCGCGCACCTGCTGGTCGCCGAGGTCTCGCCCGACCCGGCCCGACCGGCCGGCGGTCACCTGTTCAACCCCGAGTTCACGCTGGTGCACGCGATGATGCGGCAACGGCTGATGGACGAGTCCGGCTGGCGGGAGACCTTCGCCGCCGGCGGTTTCGACCTGGTGCGCGCGGTCCACCCCCGGATGCCCGGCAGCCTGCTCATGCTGGCCCGGAAGGGGGCCTGA
- a CDS encoding 2-keto-4-pentenoate hydratase has translation MTTGDAAALREAVRAARADHRPTVGNRFGTVPLADAYRIQADLFGTPVAWKLGLLSPAKQRQMGLTEPVYGRVPASRLRTGGIRLAEFLQPRVEPELAAVLGADIPAGASPAQAGDAVSHLVLALDVLDSAWRDYRFCAAEVVADNSSGGAAVLADDPVDDRTGSLRLTLDGTTLAEGDLADLAPPAPQLAWLAGQVGGLSAGSRVLLGSPAASVPARAGSLVVHGGGRTLTVAIEP, from the coding sequence GTGACCACCGGGGACGCCGCCGCCCTGCGCGAGGCGGTCCGCGCCGCCCGCGCCGACCACCGACCCACGGTCGGCAACCGGTTCGGTACGGTGCCGCTGGCCGACGCCTACCGGATCCAGGCCGACCTGTTCGGCACACCCGTGGCGTGGAAGCTCGGCCTGCTCAGCCCCGCCAAGCAGCGGCAGATGGGGCTGACCGAACCCGTCTACGGACGGGTTCCCGCGTCCCGGCTGCGCACCGGCGGAATCCGGTTGGCCGAGTTCCTCCAACCCCGGGTCGAACCGGAGCTGGCGGCCGTGCTCGGCGCGGACATCCCGGCGGGAGCGTCGCCGGCACAGGCCGGGGACGCGGTCAGCCACCTGGTGCTGGCCCTCGACGTCCTGGACAGCGCCTGGCGGGACTACCGGTTCTGCGCCGCCGAGGTGGTCGCCGACAACTCCTCCGGCGGCGCGGCCGTCCTGGCCGACGACCCCGTCGACGACCGTACGGGGTCCCTGCGACTCACCCTGGACGGCACCACGCTGGCCGAGGGCGACCTGGCCGATCTGGCCCCGCCCGCGCCGCAGCTCGCCTGGCTGGCCGGGCAGGTCGGCGGCCTGTCCGCCGGCAGCCGGGTGCTGCTCGGCTCACCCGCCGCCTCGGTGCCGGCCCGCGCGGGCTCACTGGTGGTGCACGGCGGCGGACGCACCCTCACCGTCGCGATCGAACCCTGA
- a CDS encoding acyl-CoA dehydrogenase family protein encodes MTAGARTAPVRAEAVPGLAEFGQRYGPEAGEWDRAGRLPTDVLDAVRRAGWLGAAVPAAHGGTELDALTFGRLCAGIGAVCSSVRSLVTVQSMVADVVARRGDASQRDTWLPRLADGTVLAALAATEDTSGSDLAAVRTRIDHTPGGLRITGRKLWVTFGELARVFLVLGVSDAGPTAVLVPRDTPGLTVHPVRGQLGLRAAMLADVVLDGVVVPAGNQLARAGSGLTHVVAAALDHGRFSVAWGCVGMAEACLELSARHAVSRRTGTGVLADRQLVRRLVTDMVAAVTSARLVCEDAARWRQTRPRPDRTMLAKYVAAGAAARVTRDAVQVLGARGCAPGHPAERFFRDAKIMQIIEGSDEVCQDHVCDAEFRRWAATATAGRGAG; translated from the coding sequence GTGACCGCCGGTGCCCGGACCGCCCCCGTCCGTGCCGAAGCCGTGCCGGGGCTGGCCGAGTTCGGCCAGCGGTACGGACCGGAGGCGGGGGAGTGGGACCGGGCCGGGCGGCTGCCCACCGACGTCCTCGACGCGGTCCGCCGCGCCGGGTGGCTCGGTGCCGCCGTCCCGGCCGCCCACGGCGGCACCGAACTGGACGCGTTGACCTTCGGCCGGCTCTGCGCCGGGATCGGCGCGGTGTGCAGCTCGGTGCGCAGCCTCGTCACCGTGCAGTCCATGGTGGCCGACGTGGTCGCCCGGCGCGGCGACGCGTCCCAACGCGACACCTGGCTGCCCCGGCTCGCCGACGGCACGGTCCTCGCCGCGCTCGCCGCCACCGAGGACACCTCGGGCAGCGACCTCGCGGCCGTCCGGACCCGGATCGACCACACCCCGGGCGGCCTGCGGATCACCGGCCGGAAGCTCTGGGTGACCTTTGGCGAGCTGGCGCGGGTCTTCCTCGTGCTGGGCGTCTCCGACGCCGGTCCCACCGCCGTGCTCGTGCCCCGGGACACCCCGGGCCTGACCGTCCACCCGGTCCGGGGACAGCTCGGCCTGCGCGCCGCCATGCTGGCCGACGTCGTGCTCGACGGGGTGGTGGTGCCGGCCGGCAACCAGCTGGCCCGGGCCGGGAGCGGGCTGACGCACGTGGTGGCCGCCGCACTGGACCACGGCCGGTTCAGCGTCGCCTGGGGCTGTGTGGGCATGGCCGAGGCGTGCCTGGAACTCAGCGCCCGGCACGCGGTCTCCCGACGTACCGGAACCGGCGTGCTCGCCGACCGGCAACTGGTCCGGCGGCTGGTCACCGACATGGTCGCCGCGGTCACCTCCGCCCGGCTGGTCTGCGAGGACGCCGCGCGGTGGCGGCAGACCCGGCCCCGCCCGGACCGGACCATGCTGGCCAAGTACGTCGCGGCCGGCGCGGCGGCGCGGGTCACCCGGGACGCGGTGCAGGTGCTCGGCGCGCGCGGTTGCGCGCCGGGCCACCCCGCCGAGCGGTTCTTCCGGGACGCCAAGATCATGCAGATCATCGAGGGCTCCGACGAGGTCTGCCAGGACCACGTCTGCGACGCCGAGTTCCGCCGCTGGGCGGCCACCGCGACGGCCGGACGGGGGGCCGGGTGA
- a CDS encoding HAD-IIIC family phosphatase — MSGATEPVGIKCVVWDLDDTLWDGVLLEGDVPRARTEVVDTLRTLDGRGILHAVASRGDHDRAVAHLRELGLLDYFVHVEVGWDAKSVAVSRTAAALNLNPDSFAFVDNDPSERDEVADALPMVRCYPDSAAADLPDRPEFVPERLTGESRRRRVMYQAEQRRRVDEERAGAHRAEFLAGLDLVMTVRRAREEDLERARELTVRTHQLNTTGRTYSMEQLRALCADPRHEVLVASLTDRYGSYGTIGLAVSELAGDDHVLTLLLMSCRVVSRGAGSALLHHVVARARAAGRRPCAEFVPSSVNRIMLVNLRFAGFAPAGERDGVLLLAVDPAATPAPAPTHVRIVDGDHPARKPAADPTPPAARR, encoded by the coding sequence GTGAGCGGAGCGACCGAGCCCGTCGGAATCAAGTGCGTGGTCTGGGACCTCGACGACACACTCTGGGACGGCGTGCTGCTCGAAGGGGACGTCCCCCGAGCCCGGACGGAGGTGGTCGACACGCTGCGCACGCTCGACGGACGGGGCATCCTGCACGCCGTCGCCAGTCGCGGCGACCATGACCGCGCCGTCGCGCACCTGCGCGAGCTGGGGCTGCTGGACTACTTCGTCCACGTCGAGGTCGGCTGGGACGCGAAGTCCGTCGCGGTGAGCCGGACCGCCGCCGCGCTCAACCTGAACCCGGACTCGTTCGCCTTCGTCGACAACGACCCGTCGGAGCGCGACGAGGTGGCCGACGCCCTGCCCATGGTCCGCTGCTACCCGGACAGCGCGGCCGCCGACCTGCCGGACCGACCGGAGTTCGTGCCGGAGCGACTGACCGGGGAGTCGCGGCGGCGGCGGGTCATGTACCAGGCCGAACAACGCCGTCGCGTCGACGAGGAGCGCGCTGGCGCGCACCGGGCCGAGTTCCTCGCCGGGCTCGACCTGGTGATGACCGTGCGCCGGGCCCGCGAGGAGGACCTGGAACGGGCCCGGGAGTTGACCGTGCGCACCCACCAGCTCAACACCACCGGGCGCACCTACTCGATGGAGCAGTTGCGGGCCCTGTGCGCCGATCCCCGGCACGAGGTCCTGGTGGCCTCGCTGACCGACCGGTACGGCTCGTACGGCACGATCGGGTTGGCGGTCAGCGAGCTGGCCGGCGACGACCACGTCCTCACCCTGCTGCTGATGTCCTGCCGGGTGGTCTCCCGGGGAGCCGGCAGCGCCCTGCTGCACCACGTCGTCGCCCGGGCCCGGGCGGCCGGGCGTCGGCCGTGCGCGGAGTTCGTCCCGTCCAGCGTCAACCGGATCATGCTGGTGAACCTGCGCTTCGCCGGGTTCGCCCCGGCCGGGGAGCGCGACGGCGTCCTGCTGCTCGCCGTCGACCCGGCCGCCACGCCCGCCCCGGCCCCGACCCACGTCCGCATCGTCGACGGTGACCACCCGGCGCGGAAACCGGCCGCCGACCCGACACCACCTGCGGCCCGCCGATGA
- a CDS encoding tautomerase family protein codes for MPFIQVTMAAGRTAQQKRDLLAALADAVTVTIGAPREAVRAWIVEVDPGEVIAGGVILADRAS; via the coding sequence ATGCCGTTCATCCAGGTCACCATGGCCGCCGGCCGGACCGCGCAGCAGAAGCGGGACCTGCTCGCCGCCCTGGCCGACGCGGTCACCGTCACCATCGGCGCCCCCCGCGAGGCGGTGCGCGCGTGGATCGTCGAGGTCGACCCGGGCGAGGTCATCGCCGGCGGCGTCATCCTCGCCGACCGGGCGTCATGA
- a CDS encoding acyl carrier protein, translating into MDEQVAGQHDPEPVIREYLETEFGDRSLGRTDDIFTLGYVNSLFALELVTFIERTFAIVLEIEDLDLANFRSIASMTDLVDAKRRSRADAPESRP; encoded by the coding sequence TTGGACGAGCAAGTCGCCGGTCAGCACGACCCGGAGCCGGTCATCCGTGAGTACCTCGAAACGGAATTCGGCGACCGGAGCCTCGGTCGTACGGACGACATCTTCACCCTGGGTTACGTGAACTCCCTGTTCGCCCTCGAACTGGTGACGTTCATCGAACGCACCTTCGCCATCGTCCTCGAAATCGAGGACCTGGACCTGGCCAACTTCCGCAGCATCGCCAGCATGACCGACCTGGTCGACGCCAAGCGGCGAAGCCGCGCCGACGCCCCGGAGTCCCGCCCGTGA
- a CDS encoding 3-oxoacyl-ACP synthase yields the protein MPLYVRRVATFLPERVCPVAELPELSTAGDAQRNAVLRLGVERIRDAGDLGEVALAAGAATAALAETGTDPAEVDVLLLVQGRAPEHLLASEATRVQRLVGATHAVTLGVGELGCVSSSAALAVCSGLFAANPGWRTGLVAMGARTATPARYRPPMTVLGDGGLAALVTSYPSGGFRLVDQVLTSNGEYADLFRIRYRDRPASRWQEECADPHTYSFRLALESRRRLADLNAGLLARNGLRADEVRYVMQNLSTGAFAFWQEALDVELLPVCVRNLREYGHLGSADVLLNLAGAAPELRAGDRVLVMNSSPVAAWSSALFEYLPDDRKEGASR from the coding sequence ATGCCGCTGTACGTCCGCCGGGTCGCCACGTTCCTGCCCGAACGCGTGTGCCCCGTCGCCGAACTCCCCGAACTCTCCACCGCCGGTGACGCGCAGCGGAACGCCGTGCTCCGGTTGGGCGTCGAGCGGATCCGCGACGCCGGTGACCTCGGCGAGGTGGCGCTCGCCGCCGGCGCCGCCACCGCCGCGCTCGCCGAGACCGGCACCGACCCGGCCGAGGTCGACGTGCTGCTGCTGGTGCAGGGGCGCGCCCCCGAACACCTGCTCGCCAGCGAGGCCACCCGGGTGCAACGGCTGGTCGGGGCCACCCACGCCGTCACCCTCGGCGTCGGCGAGCTGGGCTGCGTCTCCTCCTCGGCCGCCCTGGCCGTCTGCTCCGGACTCTTCGCCGCCAACCCCGGCTGGCGCACCGGGCTGGTCGCCATGGGCGCCCGGACGGCCACCCCGGCCCGGTACCGCCCACCGATGACCGTGCTCGGTGACGGTGGCCTGGCCGCGCTGGTCACGTCGTACCCGAGCGGTGGGTTCCGGCTGGTCGACCAGGTCCTGACCAGCAACGGCGAGTACGCCGACCTGTTCCGCATCCGCTACCGCGACCGCCCGGCGTCCCGCTGGCAGGAGGAGTGCGCCGACCCGCACACCTACTCCTTCCGGCTGGCGCTGGAGAGCCGCCGCCGGCTGGCCGACCTCAACGCCGGGCTGCTGGCCCGCAACGGGCTGCGGGCCGACGAGGTGCGCTACGTGATGCAGAACCTCTCGACCGGCGCGTTCGCCTTCTGGCAGGAGGCCCTGGACGTCGAGCTGCTCCCGGTCTGCGTCCGCAACCTGCGCGAGTACGGCCACCTCGGCTCCGCCGATGTGCTGCTCAACCTGGCCGGGGCGGCGCCGGAGCTGCGCGCCGGGGACCGGGTGCTGGTGATGAACAGCAGCCCGGTGGCCGCCTGGAGCTCCGCCCTGTTCGAGTACCTGCCCGACGACCGGAAGGAAGGAGCATCGCGGTGA
- a CDS encoding thioesterase II family protein, which yields MTADRWWQIPVARPDAPVRLICLPHAGGGPAGYAHWAGRITGMEVTLVRPPGREARYAEPPYRRIGPLVTDLATALRPLLDDRYVLYGHSLGALVGYELLQHLRAAGARLPDRLVVSGAEAPDVGRRAGHLLHRLPDDALIDRAAELGGTPPALLANRDLLRLLLPTLRADLEVAETYRWTARPTLPVPIHAFHGRRDPLVTREAAARWQAHTDSTFDLTTLPGGHFLDPAEESALFAAIDRPVAAGAGRSPALGGGTGSGGTLPGHRAGS from the coding sequence ATGACCGCCGACCGCTGGTGGCAGATCCCCGTCGCCCGCCCCGACGCGCCGGTCCGGCTGATCTGTCTGCCGCACGCCGGTGGCGGACCGGCCGGCTACGCGCACTGGGCCGGACGGATCACCGGGATGGAGGTGACGCTGGTCCGGCCACCGGGCCGGGAGGCCCGCTACGCCGAGCCCCCGTACCGGCGGATCGGTCCGCTCGTGACCGACCTCGCCACGGCGCTGCGCCCCCTGCTCGACGACCGGTACGTGCTCTACGGGCACAGCCTCGGCGCGCTGGTCGGCTACGAACTGCTCCAGCACCTCCGCGCGGCGGGCGCGCGGCTGCCGGACCGCCTGGTCGTCTCCGGCGCCGAGGCGCCGGACGTCGGCCGCCGGGCCGGTCACCTCCTGCACCGCCTGCCCGACGACGCGCTGATCGACCGGGCCGCCGAACTCGGCGGCACCCCGCCGGCCCTGCTGGCCAACCGGGACCTCCTGCGGCTGCTGCTGCCCACCCTCCGCGCCGACCTGGAGGTCGCCGAGACCTACCGGTGGACCGCCCGGCCCACCCTGCCGGTGCCGATCCACGCCTTCCACGGCCGACGCGACCCGCTGGTGACGAGGGAGGCGGCGGCCCGGTGGCAGGCGCACACCGACTCGACGTTCGACCTCACCACGCTGCCCGGCGGGCACTTCCTCGACCCGGCGGAGGAGTCCGCGCTGTTCGCGGCGATCGACCGGCCGGTGGCCGCCGGCGCCGGCCGGTCGCCGGCGCTCGGGGGCGGCACCGGCTCGGGCGGCACGCTTCCCGGCCACCGGGCCGGGAGCTGA